The sequence below is a genomic window from Flagellimonas marinaquae.
CCTCATCCAATTGGTTGGCTTGGTAGGAGAAGATGGTGGCTACTTTCAAATCGTGTTCGCTTGCTTCTTTTTTGGTTTGAAACAATTCATAATACTTTATCAACGTCTTTACATTCTGAACGCAAAAAATGGCCGTATAACGTCGATTATGGGTTTTACGGTTGTGATTGTTGATTATAAAATCAACATTGTTCTCCAATCGCTCAGGAGCCTCCAAAACCTCTGCGGTATTGATGTCCTCCACTTTTATATCGACAACATCATCTTTCGGTTTTACGGTGTTCATATACTCGATAGAGAACTTTAAAACGTTCCTGTCCCGTATGGCATCGGTGATGACGTATTTATGCAGACACTCTTCAAACAAATCCTTTGTGGTTCTTCTACCCAGCTTGTTTTTTACTGAATTATCGGCGAAAATGGGAGTGCCCGTAAAACCGAACATTTGGGCATTGCCAAAGTAGTTTTTAATGGCATTATGGGTATCGCCAAACTGGCTACGGTGGCATTCATCGAAAATAAATACGATGCGCTCGTTTTTTAGCTTATCCACTTTGGTCATGTGTTTTGGTTTGGAAATGGCCGTATTCAATTTTTGGATGGTGGTAACAATGAGCTTGGTGTCATCGGAGAGCTGTTTCACCAAAGTACTTGTATTGTTCGTGGCATCAATGCTACCTTCGCTAAAGCTATTGAACTCTTTGATGGTCTGATAGTCCAAATCCTTTCGGTCCACCACAAAAACCACTTTGAGCACATCCTCTAAATTGGTAAGGATTTGAGCCGCTTTAAATGAGGTCAATGTTTTGCCCGATCCTGTGGTATGCCATATATAACCAAATTTGTTGCTGTTTTTCACACGCTCCACAATCGCCTCTGTGGCGTAATACTGGTATGGGCGCAGCACCATTAAGGTGTTGGCCGTGTTCAACACAATGTATTTGGTGATCATCTTGGAGAGATGGCATGGCTCCAAAAATGCTTTGGCAAACTCACTTAATTGGGTAATGATGTTGTTCTCCCTATCCGCCCAAAAGAAGGTTTGTTTAAAGGAACGTGCTTTTACAGGGTTGTTGGCAAAATACTTTGTGTTGACCCCATTACTGATGACAAAGAGCTGCACGTATTGGAACAAACCACTTCCTGAACCAAACGAATGCCGCTCATAACGGTTGATTTGATTGAAGGCCTCTTTCATTTCGAGGCCCCGTTTTTTCAGCTCTATTTGCACCAAGGGCAGACCGTTGATGAGTATGGTAACATCATAACGGTTTTTGTAAGAACCCTCCATGGTGATTTGGTGGGTGACCTGATACTGGTTTTTGCACCAATGCACTTGGTTGATCAACTCAACATAACCCGTTTCTCCGTTATCTTTTGCATAAGTGATACGGTCACGAAGTGTTTTGGCCTTTTCATAGATGTTACCTTTTGAGAGTTGATTGAGTATTTGCTTAAATTCTGACTCCGAAAAGTTGGTCTGGTTATGTTTTTCCAACTGCTTTTTTAAGTTGGTAACCAGTGCATCCTCATTGTTTATACTGACTTTTGTATAGCCCAAGTCCTGTAGCTGTTCAACAAGATTTTCTTCTAATATGTATTCGGGTTGGGTGGTCATTTATGTCTGATTTCTTCTTCTCTCAAAGTGTTCCAGTTCAAATTGGGCTAAAGTCTGGTTTTTTAGAAAATTAGCTCTAATGTATTCAATGATAGCCATATAATCACCACTATCGGGCATCTGAGTCCAGTTAACGATGGCCTTGGGCAAAACATTTGAATTTTTCGACAAATCAATTAATGACTCCTGAATGCGTCTATCCAGTGGAAAATGGGGTGGCTCAGGATAATCAAAAAGACACCATAGGTATTTTAACAAGAGATTGAGCAGTTTTTGACTGACACCAAAATTCAATCTATTGTTGTTGGATAGTATTTTACTGCCAAGATAACTGTGAGAAGCATCTGAAACACTTTTTATTTGATGCAAATGTGTTTCATCGTCAGTAACCTTATTGTCCTGATACATTGGCAATATGTTGATTTCAATATATTCTTGAAGGTACTTTTTGAACTTCTTTTTTTCATCACTTTTCGCACCTTTTACATACACATTTGCCCGTTGAAATGCTGCACCAAAGGTGAGTGTCCAAATCTCATTGTAAATAAATTTATGTTGGTATTTATCCATGATGAAAAGTAATTTATTTCAACTTTTTCCCTTCATCGACGCCAAAGAATCCTCACTAACCTCACATATCTCTAAAAGCTTCGCTTTAACACGTTCAA
It includes:
- a CDS encoding type I restriction endonuclease subunit R; the encoded protein is MTTQPEYILEENLVEQLQDLGYTKVSINNEDALVTNLKKQLEKHNQTNFSESEFKQILNQLSKGNIYEKAKTLRDRITYAKDNGETGYVELINQVHWCKNQYQVTHQITMEGSYKNRYDVTILINGLPLVQIELKKRGLEMKEAFNQINRYERHSFGSGSGLFQYVQLFVISNGVNTKYFANNPVKARSFKQTFFWADRENNIITQLSEFAKAFLEPCHLSKMITKYIVLNTANTLMVLRPYQYYATEAIVERVKNSNKFGYIWHTTGSGKTLTSFKAAQILTNLEDVLKVVFVVDRKDLDYQTIKEFNSFSEGSIDATNNTSTLVKQLSDDTKLIVTTIQKLNTAISKPKHMTKVDKLKNERIVFIFDECHRSQFGDTHNAIKNYFGNAQMFGFTGTPIFADNSVKNKLGRRTTKDLFEECLHKYVITDAIRDRNVLKFSIEYMNTVKPKDDVVDIKVEDINTAEVLEAPERLENNVDFIINNHNRKTHNRRYTAIFCVQNVKTLIKYYELFQTKKEASEHDLKVATIFSYQANQLDEDAQGFIPDEDYDDFAGEPQSRYDTKHTRDKLEEFIADYNGMFKTNYSTNEFYSYYKDIGKRVKNRNVDILLVVNMFLTGFDSKLLNTIYVDKNLKYHGLIQAYSRTNRILDEVKSQGNVVAFRNLKEPTDEAITLFSNKEAIEEIIVQPYEDYIEKFDEAVERVKAIAPTFDSVNDLASEAEELEFVKAFRELMRVKNVLGTFTEFSFEDLGMDEQTFENYKSKYLDLYDTIRSETQKEKVSILNDIDFELELIRRDEINVTYILTLLAKLHDSEPKEQEEQRKAISDILASETQLRSKKELIEKFIAENLPLITDSELVANEFESFWTVEKKKAILQLAKEENLDYQKLVDLVSNYLFTEKEPLRDSIIAVMNERPSLRERATSSDRILGKIKDFVETFIDGMG